ttacaagcgAGACTCATATcctattataatgaaataaaaattgtaatagCTAATAGAGGAGTATAGGTAATCTTATAACGTGAACCGAACCGAACATGTAATTTCCTAATTGATAAGTGAAGGTGTGCACCACTGCATGACCACCTtcattatgtaatttttttttatagaaaaatcATAGTATTCTTAGTCTACTGATCATGAGTAATTTTATTCAAGTATTGCATTGTAAATCTGACCACGATCACAATAAACTTCAAGTGAGGTCTGAACCCCTACCATGTATATGACACTGAAAGTCGAGTTCTCTGGTAATTTATAATAACTAAGGGATGGACATTATTAGTGGGGCCCACAACCCCACAACGAAAATTGCATTCAGTTGAGTAACTTATTATACTTTATTTATGTCACCCTTAATCTTGGGGCCCACAAGAATCTCATGCAGCGTCCCATATgctgcatgcatgcatgcacaaGTTGCATGCCCCTCTTCTTGGGCAAGATGTCCAATACAAATTAATCTCACAATTTTAAACCTCTCGGGCCATCGTAAAATCAATTAATCCGGTTATGCATATCTGATCTAATCTTTCActattatttaaaagaaatttgtattttattatcatcactattttttaatattttttcagttataaggATGAAccattttctaatatttatttttgttgttaCACTAATTACGAAAAGCTCTCCTACGTTCATGGATCATATAAcaacaatcttttttttaaaaaaaaaagaccaccGCTTTATTTCCTCAAAAATTTCCTCCATCATCTCCTCTACTAtgcattttgtttttaaataaGCAAATTCAAGAAGAATTCAAAAagttgggaaaaaaaacaattgcAAAAACGTGAGAGTACGCGCGGGGGACGCatagtgtatatatacatatactcgTTAAAGGGTAGTATAaatattgttatatatatattttttacaatTGCATGGGAACTGCtaaaatttcattattaatTGAAGATTAATCGACTACGGACTAAACCAATGAACGTAATGTGAAGTGGGCATGTTTTTCTTTTACGTACATTGTTCGTGTGACTTGTCCATTGCCGACATTCATTATGCCTACGCAATAAAGAAATGAACTTATATATTCAAACCGCAAAAAATAATTCAGAGGCCGAAAGCAAACAGACAAATTCAGGAAGAAGTTTATTTCAACCGCTTTGATGTATTTGGCCTAGTAAGAGTGTCCAATCAAATCTTATATTACCCTCGATTGATCGGTCTAACATTTTTCAAGGGGAAGTTGACGGTGCAATTAATCACTTTTTGGtgcaattattttttagttgTTTTTAAAGTTAGACTGCAATTATTGacgaattaataaataatttaacatcTAACGGTTTAAAAAGTGATTTGCATcatgtaataattatatagtgAATTTTCTCCTAAGATCTTGATTGTAATGTTTTTATTTCTTCCAAGCAGAttgactttctttttttatttcattttgggtAGAATATATCTGCTCATACTTCAATTTTTGGAAAGAACCAGAGTGTtatagagtttttttttttctttctgttgCTAGCGTGTTATAGAGTTTCGACGCAGGGCAAAGAAGAGAGTCGAGATTGACATATATGTGTGTCGCaagcaaaaagaaataaaaaagaaaattacatatatgtatgctaattataatttatatcattttttatacAGGATAGAAATTAATGGTAATAAGACTTTTGCAATGGTCACTTTGATTTGCTTCGACCCGAAGAAGGTTATTTGTGTCCAAGGAAAGCAAACTAATCAAATAAAATGTGAAACACGTAAGAATTTTTATAAAAGCATTCCTCTCTTTGACGTCACCTTGTGCCTCCGCCGACCAACAATTTTATTCCCATAGTTATCTATACTAATATATGGAAAATTCTTACATGACTCGGGTCATCTGACACAAGATCATTACAGCCGTCCACTCATGAGTAGAACGCGAAACCCACGCGAAGTGGACGGCTGTGATTCCTGTATCACATGACACGAGATCATATAAGAGAGTGGAACAGGCCCACGTAGAGTGGACGGCTGTGATTCTCATGGCACCTGACACGAGATCATATAAGACCCTGCGTATATAAAGCCGAAGATGGGACTTTCGTCGCACTTTTCATTTCCGATATTATCCCATGCATTGTATGAGTAAAATAATAACAACCATCAAATTAgggataaaattataaaaattacaacaaataACTAACCACTGCATACTCACATACCCcttttctctcatttcttCCTATTTTCTCTCTTAACTGATAGATTATTCACTAATCCTATCTCACCACGTAGTGGTaagttttcttaatttaagtAAGCTTATTGGTTCGTCCTCACCAAAACATTATGAGGTAGGATCATTTagcttgcgtttggttttcgagttggattATGATCCAActtaacttgattttgtgtaaTGATTACAAGTATTGACAATGGATGggtaagaatatatttatgtatgtatatagatgtgaaaataaatgaaaattttattattaaaaaatgattataaaaatggttaggaaaaagtatgagtaaaaatttattattaaattgataaaaagacaaaacaaTAATGATTATAGTATTGAATTTGTGGAATAATATAATTGAGTTGAGtagagtaaaattttttatttaaaaaccaaacaaataTACATCGCATTTGgtaataaaattaagtttgatttaatttgatttagtttgtttTGAGgagataaaaacaaaaatagttgggaaaaatatgtgagagaatttgaagaaaaatattaaaaaaagtaatgattgtgttgttgaattgagaataAAATGTgtaatagttgagaaaatttaatattaaaaaattaatttaaataatagataaggaaaaaatgacaaaacatttaaagaaaataataataataataataatttcctcTCTTATCTATTCCGTCCaacttttgtttctttttggCTTTTATCTTAATATATTGGATGCATCAATTTTTTCGGTGGAGATGGGATGCATCAatttcgtttttcttttttcttttttcaaataatgGTTGCACCTATTTTTTTGTCAAGAGTTAAATTTAGTAATTTACatcaacatatataatatttacaaaCATAAAAAATAGTGTTTATTCAATAACTTGGGTAGCACATATTCTAACTTCATAAATTCATGTAAAagttaatgaaataaaattatttaataatttccaCGAGGTATTGCGAGTCAGCATCGTCTATAACTTTTTATGGGTCATCAAGTGATAACTTAgtagcaaaatatatataaaaaaatattgagcTTAGGAAATGATATATCGcattaacaaataaattaatcaaatatatattatctattaCTATTATAAAGCAAAAGTCTGTCATTTCGTCTCACTTTTCTCTTTCAAAAATGCCCTTGAgatttatttttcaacttACAAGAGCCACATAGTTAAgattagaaaagtaaattacaaGATAACAACATCCTCACTAACATCACTATTCTCCGTATTTTCCTCTCTTATTGCTCTCTCCTAATGAAACATGTTCCTTTCTCTACCCTCccttaattttgtttttcaaagTCATATGCAGgcggaaaaaaaattcaaatttttaaatatcatttttaaaattttgtttgtGCGTAGCACGAGTACATTTGTCTAGTTTATAATAAAGGAGAATTTATTCAACAAAAATTGTTTCGTGACAAGATTGGTCACACAACACTACATCGCAAGGGTAGATATTTCAATGATATCCAATAAAATAAGATCAGCTACTTCGAATGAATAAAgatcaaaatatttaaactacGTTTGACCATCAGATTAGGGATAGGGTTAAGGATGGGATGAGCTAGGATTTAAAATCCCATTGGTTTTCAATGTCCTAATCAAATGCTATGGTCATGTTTGGTATGTGGGAATGAAATGGATTGGAATGGAATGTTCATTTCTTCATTGCACATCGTTTTCTTATTATTCTCTTACATATGTTGCAAATGACATCCCTTCATTATTATCTTTTCCTTCATTTTGATGGAAGGACCATTCCCTCAATTAAGAAAGAGAATGGCCATTTCCTCATTTCATGTTATATATTGTGAACCATCACATatgttcttttactttatatatcaaagaatgtatataatatgatatcttgataaataagtctatattcctttattttatgatgattattaagtaaaattacattttttgaCTCAATGCTATTACATTTCCCTATATAGAATCCATTCATTTCCAttccattcaattcaaatgcCGTGTACCAAACGGGCCCCATGTGTTTATGTTTAGGATTAGGTAGGATATTAGATTAAAAGACTAAAATATCCTTTacctatataataaaaagacTAATATATCCTTAGAATaactattaaaaatatatataaaaacatattctgaaattaaaaatttaaaaaaaagaaaaaaccaaaAGGTAGAGGAAGAACAGGGGGcggtaaaaattaaagaactgAGTAATATGTTTACTTCAGGGGATCCTCAAATTAAATGCGTTACCACTTTAGCATCCAATTAGAAAAGCAGAGACATTCTTCATGAATCTTGCTAATAATGTAGAGTATTCCCATAAGAAATTAGAGCAATCGGTCCTCTTTCCCGTACACGacgagggaaaaaaaagtaatgggTTACTTTTGGTGAATGTGTCGTGAGGAAGCTCAACTATGAATATAGGAAAcacataattaataattttacggTCCGGTGACCCTTTTTCATTCGACACTTGACAAGACACTGTCGAGGATATTAATTccacttaaaaaaaatgaatcaaaatctattgatttatatgagatttagaTACCACcacttgagcttttaagtgaaaatgggTCCGAGCCCGTATAAGTCCAATGTAAATTCAATAGGCTATCAAAGCCTAGATTACGCGTATGCGTGCCTATGAACGTGTGAGCACCCACACTACGCTAGGCCCAGTATATTGAGTGCAATCAAAGTGTGCCTCGAGTTAGTCCTTCTCTAGTCCGAGCACGGAAAAAGAGCCCGGCTTGAGGTCGATTATTGAGGGTGGGTGTTTAAGAACAAGTGATAATGTGTAGGCACAAATAGATCACACGTTGCACGTAAAGACGAGTGTTGaggatattaattttatatagaaaatatgaataaaaatttattaatttatatgaaatttggataccaccacttatcaactggaacttttaagtggaaataaGTATGAGTCTGTATAAtctatgaaaattcaatagatACTGTACCCATAGATGCTTCTTGAGTTGCGATAGCACAAATCATCCCAAGCCGACTATACTGTTCTCTTCTTGTCCTGAAAGTGTGTGCCCGACGCCGCCCTCTCGTCTCCTCCGACAAatttacctatatatatatatatatatatagatgtgtgtgtgtatatatacatatacacgcACAACATAGACAAGAGCTCTCCCTTGTGTATCTTCCATAGCTTTTGGTACCAGAAACAGGAAGCCTGGGGCCTATCTAATGTCAATCTGACCCAATTCAAGTAAGAAGCCCAGTCCTACCAACCAAATATCGTATCATATTATGATTCAGTTCAGTCTAGGCCCACTAGAGATTTAAAGTTTACAAATATCAGTGTTTGTGTTTATCAATTATCATTGTTTCGTGAAGTCACATGATTGTAAAATATTATACTAATTAATTGAAAGAATATATACGTATATTCTattgtaaattattattaagagCAATAAATAACCTAATATATCTATACTACtaccaaagaaaagaaaaaaaaattgtccaaCATTCAATTATGGAAAATATCTATTGCAGACAATTTAAAAAGATTTAGAGACGTTATATCAAAGCAAAACCGAACATAaatcaatcttttttttatatttttaatcactcaattcctttttttttctcctttcttttctttcttctttgcCAAAATTCAAGTGGGGGTGGAAATTTTTCGGGCAGCCGATAGCAAGAAAACAAGCCCGGCACGAATACTTGTGTTTTGTCATTATCAGGCCAGCTCAATAAGGCCCGCAAAGTTATCCGATCAGCACGGTGCGGTGACCCGCAAATTTTTATTGTGCTATTTGGGTCATATAGTATTATCATGTCTCATTGGCTCGATAAGTCGTCGTGACATCGAGCCATCGTTTCAACATGTTTCATTTTCTTGTCATGCTTATGGACCATCCCACGAGGCCCACTAAACATTTCGTGCCGTGCCAAGCCAGTCTTTTACTGTTCGAAAATTTTTCATGTCATGCAACCTGATCGGTGGCATACTAATGTTATTCTATCGGGCTAGTCCTTTGTTAAATAACCTCGAAAACAACCTGAGTTGCCATCCCTAAAACTAAGAAATCAACCACCTTTCCCacacaaaaatatattaaatgagACTAACACGTATTCTATAGTTTATAACTACATTCAGAGTCTATCACATAATTAGGTGGAGTTCACGATACCTGTTTCTTTCGCACTTTTTATCGATATTTGATTGGAACTTGCACATACTACATTGGTATGTTAGtctcataattcaattatGAGATATTAATTATGGACCATCCCACGAAAACATGGCCAGTATATAATTGACGAGGACATTTCTTTTATTACATGTAACTTCTGCATATGAATATGCAGAGTATTCTCTCAAATGTGATCATTAAAACGAGTTGAAGGCATTTTTCCAAGTATGAGTAagatttataatatatatatattttttaagcaCATTTTCTTCTCAATCGTGCATGGTCAGGATATTCCTAATTTCAGAAATGGAAGAACATTTTGCCGCTATATTCAACATTTTGTTTTGAAACAATAATGAGTTTATTAAAATCTAAAACATCGTATATCAATTATCAccttataaaattaaatacttttggcaataacaataaaataagACAACAGATCAATGCCACCGTCTAATGTACAGCACATCTGTTCCGAGGACACTGCGAACAAAGGTCCTTAGACTGGAGCGAGGTAGATCAATCGGACGTCATTTTACTTAGGAATGTTAGGAGCAGGAACTATACCCCATCTCCTCCTGACATCATCGAGATCCTCGTGAAAGTGCTGCTCATAATACACGCACATGAGATCAGTGCACCGAACGCCTGCTTGAACTGCCCAGGGAAAGTAGTGTTTGAAGAACACCATCCTCTGCTTCTCATTAAACCGAGCCGTGCCTCCCACGACGGAGAGAAGACACATGGGGAGGTACATCTGCTCAAACTCGACGACCTTGAGGGCTGACTCGCCGAGCAAGTTCGTGGGAAGGCCAAAGAGGGTGTGCCAAAAGTCGTGGATCTCGCGGGCCCTCATGGCCACGTAGGCCAGCTCGTCCGTCTCCATGAATCGGACCGGTAGCCTGTCATCAGGGGAGAAGTTCCGAGATCCCATGAAACGAGCATACGCAGCTCCGAAGGTATTCTCTGGTAGGTCCCATGCGTGTCCCACCTTAGAAGATATTACCCGTGGCCTTTCTAGCAGAACTGCCTGCTTAGGAGGTGCCATACAGAATATAATTAGCTCAGTAAGAGAAAAGGTATATACATACagaataaaaaggaaaacaaactCAAGACTATATGATATACTCGATATTTCAACTTTTAGCATCATAGGGAAGAGGACGTCTAGAACAACCAAAGAATATGACCAACAGCTGCTCGAAGAGCACACATGTTACATGCCCGGCAAAGTCTATTTACCGAAATTGATTCTAACAAGTAGTCAAGCAGCAACACCCATAACAGACCGATGAAAAGCCCCTATGCCTTGACTCTAGCATAAACAAATCAACCGTCTTTTAAAcataatgaatagtttagaAATAGCTTCCCTATTCGAAAATAAAACCACCCAGTTTGCATCTATTGCATATACTAAGCAATGAAGATGAAATTTAAAGGAGTAACAGGTACTGTAACAAGTCTTACTCGGCCTTCAGGACTGTTCTTCATCCTCTCAAGCACTCTTTCAAAAGCAGGTTTTCCTGTTGTCTCTCCAAGAGCAGCTATAAGATCCGCCCTCCGTGGATCGAGCAAAGCACCCACCGCCGACCCGACAGCAACGGCTGTCTGCTGCCACCTGTTCAGGTGGACCCGAGCTCCTCCTATCATAGCTATTAACTGAGGTTAAGAAAACAGATAACACAACTCAGACTTAACCACAGCTTTTTTCTTTGGATGGAGACTTTCGTTTATCAGAGAAAAGTATGTACACGGTACATCTCAGCTTATCCAGAAAAACAAGAGCATTAGTAAAGAATACACAGCAATATGACTATAATCCTAATTCACTGGCTGCCAATGACGAATTCTTCTTGTGGTCCAGCTTTGGCAGGGATAAGACTTGAAGCAAAGATGCCAGGAACTGGGGTGTGATCTTCTTCTAAAAGACTCTCGTGTATCTCTTTCTTCATGCATGATAAATGTAACCGGACCAAAGCAACTTGAGGATAATCACATCTAATTTCTCTCCTTCAGTGACATTACCTGAGAAAATTCTGAGCTCCAACAGCTGATTCTCCAATATACTCCAACTCTACCATGAGAACTGACCAAAATTGCTTGTGTAACCGAGCATTCAAAAAACAGATAGTCTCGTGTTTCATCAGTAACAGGAACTCAAGTGAACCCCCCCAGCTAAGCAGGCCTAATCTCACCTTTAAGCCTGTCCAAAATTGTCATCCAGCAGACTTAGCAGCATGCGGAATATTTCCTGAGACCCACAGCACTTTACACCAGGGAATGTTGCTTCTTTTGGCTCGGAAAGCATCCCAAGCTGATGGAGAAGTACAGTTCCCAAACTTGCTAACACTCCATATAACAGCACCTTCATGGTGCCGAGTCACTTGCTTAATAAGATCCTGAACCTCTCCAGCTTGTGCATCTGCTATACTAGGCGAAGACCACTGCCCATTTCTTAGCACAAGAGCTACCTTGTCATTCTTCGGTATTGTTGGAAAGCAGTCCATTCCCCTCGTGCCATAATCACTTAAAAGGCCAAATGGAAGCCAAGGTTCCAACCAGAAGAACACATTATCCCTAGTTCCAATTCTATAACTTATTCAAGGCTTCACAAACTTCCACAACTGCAAAACTTTTCTCCAGCTCTAAGAGCTGTCATTAGGGACCTTAGAGTCCAAAAACATCTCTTATGTACCTATAGCTTGTGCACTAGGCTGTCTGCAGAATGACAACATATTATACAAATCATGCAAAGTCGATATGTGACCTGGATTTGCATAACCGCAAAACAAGACTTAATTGTCAGGATCACTGTTTGGTTCATGTGATTCTAACAACTAAGCCGTGTTTTGCAGTTATGCACATCCAACAGTGACTCTAATATGCACTATTAGCCTGTGCACACACATTGAATACCCAAACCGACACATTAGCATCGACAATTGCGAGCGTAGAGCTCATTCCAAGCAAATCATTTACTACCAAAGACATCTAAAAACTTGCATTACAGCCTAGAAGCACATCAGCTACAAGAGCATCATGGGCCCACAATTCCACTACATGACAATATCTCGGAACCATGGCCTAGACATACAAACCGAAACGGCAGCAACCCAAAACTGAAATGCCCCCCAACAGCAAAATTTCGGTTGTGTTGTGGAATTCCTTGCTTCCTCAGCATTTCAAACTGAGTGGGAAATAAAAGAATTGTTCTTGTAGCAGTTCAAATTGTTCAAGCAACCTCTTAAGAGAAGCTAAACTGCTGATCCTCTCAAATCCTTCACCAAAATTCAAACTTAAAGCTGCCACTTGGGTTTCTGCGGAATCAGCATAAAATCCATGGAAGCCGCCATTGCATCATCCTCAATTCATCAAGAATAGCTCCCACATCGTAGAATAGAAATCGTAAATAGAGCTGAGTATGGGCTCGAAATTGGCAAGAACAGGGACATACCGGATTCGAGGAATGGAGGACACGAAGTAGGTGGAGAGGGCGGCGTCAAGTGTAGGCGGAATGAAGGGGACGGCCGGCGGAGATAATGGTGGCAGCAGAAGGAGGTGGAAAGGACAGcgaccagaagagagagaacgCAGTGGATGGCAATTGACCGAGAGGGAGAGCACCCTGTCACCGGTGGCCGTCGACTCTCCGGAGAACCTTGCCAGAGAAGGAAGTTCCAGTTGATACCTCAGATGATCGACCGATGGACGGCAGCAAAGAGGAGGGAGGATGACGAGAACATTAGTCTGTGAGGGAGGGGTGGAAGAGCAAAACTCTTGACTAGAGACCCtattttgtgaaattaattTCCTTGGGGTCTGGTTTGCGAGGCcctattttatcttttataatttaacgTTTCACAATATAATTTGCCTTATTATTTATCAAGATAAAAGTATTTGTACTATGTGCCTCGTCGAGGAGGGTGGTGGTCACTGGCGAGCTCTTGGTGACCACCAATtagaatttgaatattttgattaacttttgtaataatttaaaactttagaagtaaaagtaataaaaataaaaatcaaagaatGCATGTCGGTTTTGAAGAGATGGTTGTCACCGACGAGACTACTAACATCACCCACGATTTAGAATCTATAACACAGTTACACAATCACAATAATATGTgaattctaattaatttttataataatttcaaaatatttaaataaataatcaataacaaataaataaagatataTAAGTCGTGAAAACCAATCTCGAGAGCTCATCAATGGCTACTTAGggccttttccttttttctttttctttttttattttttttctggatAGAAGGCTACACAGGGCTCGTTGGGGCCACCACCTCCTCGTAGGTATGTAATTTCTCTATCTTTATTTATTctattgaaataattattataaaagtgAATATTTTGCATAATGTTGAAATGGTGTCTTTCAATCTAACCAAAAtgtttaaatttttctaagaATGGAGCTAAAAGCCATTTCGGAGAACCTCAAAGGACGAAAGTGTAATCtaactaaaaaaattacacaagCAACTTTCACAAAGTTCTGGGATGCAAAGTGgtatgttaaaaaaatttagggaGCAAAATATAAATCTACCCTGAAATTGAACACCGACTCGGCGACTTCCCCCTCCGGCGAGTATAGGCAGCAGCGAAGAGAGTCTGTCCTCAGTTTCCGCTGGTTTCGCCGTTTCTGCAAAACCCTAGCGCGCCACTGTTCTCTgcaacgaagaagaagaaagaggagagaaaatttgaatttgattgaTAATCGCAGAGACCCATTTCAATGGCGAACAAAGCCGAAGCATCAGTGTCCGTGAAGGACGCTGTGTACAGGCTCCAGAACATTCTGCTCGATGGCATCACCGCCGAGGCTCAGCTATTCGCCGCCGGCTCGATCATGTCTCGCGGCGACTACGAGGACGTCGTCACCGAGAGGTCGATCACGAACCTCTGCGGGTACCCCCTCTGCCCCAATCCGCTGCCCTCGGATCGCCCCCAGAAGGGGCGATACCGGATTTCGCTGAAGGAGCACAAGGTCTACGATCTTCATGAGACCTACATGTACTGCTCGTCGGGGTGCGTGGTCAACAGCAGGACGTTCGCGGGGACCCTGCAGGACGAGAGGTGCTCGGTGCTGAACCCGGCGAAGCTCGACGAGGTCTTGAGGCTGTTTGATGGGTCCAGTTTGGGgcggaaggaggaggaggatgatggGGATTTCGGGCTTTCGAAGCTGAAGATTCAAGAGAAGGAGGAGGTTAAGAGCGGGGAGGTGACTACGGAACAGTGGGCAGGTCCTTCAAATGCGATCGAGGGTTACGTACCTCAGAAAGAGCGTAAGCCTGCACCACGCCGGTCGAAAGCTCAGAAAGAAGGTAAATACGAGTTTTGAGTTTGTAGGCATTGCATTACCTTGGTCTAAAATGCTTCTTTGATTACCCTATTAAAGTCCCATAGCTAACACAGCCTGAAATTGAATTGGGAGTGAAATCGAAGTTGGGTTTTAGTTCAGTGTAATGGAAGTTTTGGTCAATGGAACTGAGAAAACTGACTAGAATTTCAGAAATCAGAACGAATACGAAACTCGTGCACATAGGCAGAAATGGAGGCATTTAGGAGTGGAGTGGCTGTCTTTTCATACAGAGAGCAGAGGGTAGTGTGATTTTCGCGTGTGGTAAATGTACTTACCAAGCACTTATGTGTTCATCGGGTTTGCGGATTTATCTTATGCAGGACCTAAGCCTAGCAAAGCAAAGGTTGATAAAACCAATCTTATCATCAATGACTTCGACTTTGTGAATACTTGTATCACTCCAGATGAATACAGTGTCTCAAAATTACCACCGAGTTCGGTGGGGACAGCTTCCAGTTCGAAGTTAAATGAATCAAAGGAAGAGGGTAGTCAGGTGGACTCAAGGGATCAGTCTGCACAGAAACATAGAATTTCTAATGAAAAATCAGTCGAATTCAGAGAGAAGAGTAAGTGCATTTCCACAGCAGATGCTCCTTCGACTTCGAACGCTTGCCCACCCTGTTATGTTGAACCAATTGGTGAATTGGGTGATGATGTTGAAATTGTATATGGGAAACTGAGTTCAAATGGGCTTAAGTCTTCTCTCAAGTCTGTGGGTGCAAAGAAAGCTAATCGTTCTGTTACATGGGCtgatgagaaagaaaccaAGACGAGGAATAGAAATCTCAGCGATGTTAGAGAAATGGAAGATACTGAAGCTGGTCCTGTGATGTCAGACGATGAAGGCATTGAAGACGAGGGACATTTGTTGCAATTCTCATCAGCTGAAGCATGTGCTATGGCATTGAACCAGGCAGCAGAGGCTGTTGCCTCTGGCAAATCTGATGTGTTAGATGCTGGTATTCGATTCCATTCTAGCTTTTAATTCAGTTTTGATTTTCAATGCTTTGGATAACTggatttgttttaaatttcttaTGGATGTGACCTTGAATGACTGCTCAGTATCGGATGCCGGTTTAATAATATTACCTCCTGCACATGATGAGGAGGAAGATGAGTCTGCAGAGGATCCTGAGACTGTGGAAGTGGATTTAGCTGCTGTGAAATGGCCGAGAAAACCCAACATTCCAACTTCTGATTTGTTTGATTCCGAAGATTCATGGTTTGATGCTCCACCAGAAGGATTTAGTTTGACAGTGAGTGTcgttattcatatattttatttcaatttcatcagTGCATCTAGATTTTAGCT
Above is a window of Punica granatum isolate Tunisia-2019 chromosome 7, ASM765513v2, whole genome shotgun sequence DNA encoding:
- the LOC116213384 gene encoding ubiquinone biosynthesis protein COQ4 homolog, mitochondrial-like, whose product is MIGGARVHLNRWQQTAVAVGSAVGALLDPRRADLIAALGETTGKPAFERVLERMKNSPEGRAVLLERPRVISSKVGHAWDLPENTFGAAYARFMGSRNFSPDDRLPVRFMETDELAYVAMRAREIHDFWHTLFGLPTNLLGESALKVVEFEQMYLPMCLLSVVGGTARFNEKQRMVFFKHYFPWAVQAGVRCTDLMCVYYEQHFHEDLDDVRRRWGIVPAPNIPK